GCGCGGGTGGCCTTGCCCCTCTCTGCTTTCCTCTTCTCCCTGCGCGGCGTCGCACCCGCCGTCTCTGCCCTCCTGCAAACCTATGGGCGGTGGGATGTGCTGGAGTACCACCACCGGCGGGGCCATCAGCCCCGTCGCCTCATCCTTGCCCGCTGGGACACCCGTCTACACGCCCCAGACCCCGCCTCTATCTTGCCCCCCGGTGCCCTGTAGCCCCTACCGCCCCGTGTACACCGGCTTCCGCTTCTCCACCCATGCCCGGGGGCCTTCGCGGGCGTCCTGGCTCTGGTTGACGATGTAGCGCAGGCTCTCCCCCAAGCGCCAGGCGTGGTCAAAGGGCATCTCCGTGCTCCGCACCGCCACCTCCTTGGTCGCCCAGACGGCCAAGGGGGCGTTCTCCAGAAGGCTTTGGGCCAGGGCCTCGGCCTCGGCCAGCAGGCGCTCCCGGGGCACGATGCGGTGCACCAGCCCGATGCGCCACGCCTCCTGGGCGGGGATGATGTCCCCCGTCAACAGCAGGGGGAGGGCGTTGCTCAGGCCGATGGCCCGCACCAGGCGCAGGGTGCCGATGACGGTGGGCATCCCTCGCTTCACCTCGGGGAAGCCGAAGCCCGCCTCCGGCACCGCCAGGCGAAAGTCGCAGGCCAACGCCAGGGTGCAGGCGATGCCCAGGCAGTAGCC
The window above is part of the Dehalococcoidia bacterium genome. Proteins encoded here:
- a CDS encoding enoyl-CoA hydratase-related protein, translating into MPVVEYQKQGRIARITLNRPEALNAINSAVRRALRDAFMDFRQDKDLWVAIVTGAGDRAFSAGVDVKEVAQTTSDQQWDAFWGLEGYGAPETDLHYYKPVIAAINGYCLGIACTLALACDFRLAVPEAGFGFPEVKRGMPTVIGTLRLVRAIGLSNALPLLLTGDIIPAQEAWRIGLVHRIVPRERLLAEAEALAQSLLENAPLAVWATKEVAVRSTEMPFDHAWRLGESLRYIVNQSQDAREGPRAWVEKRKPVYTGR